The sequence tagcaaaaaaaattattgcaatAGTGGATTTCGAACAACTtaacattaaattaaaaatagaaaaaacgtCCAATAATACATTGATTATTaacgatattgacttacaagtaaTAGAAGATAATAACACAAGAATGGAGGTTGAAAacaatgaaattatttatactcTTGCAAAGAATTTTTTCAGCATAATCcaacaaaagaatcaaagaataaagatataaaaataaaaataattagatagtaaaaatattacaaaaattattatcaaagatgatgagaaaattaatttttttataaatggaCTGCAAATGAAAAATcgtgaaagaagaaaaaattgttatgtaaacaagaaaagacgttgtaatttaatttaaaatttagaatgcattatttgtattattattattattttctcaaaaccagtagttgtaaaataatttttaaaaactatatattatttgatatattttttttaaaattttatatttattaaatatttcacgacatcaaattatatattttcctcttttttaaaaaaattatttattttccttaatgtctaatttatacaaaattatagtatttgttACAACTATTATTTGCAATAACGTCTATAAATTCAATTAGATTTGTAACATATAAAATCTTTCAACAAAGATTCTTCGCACTCATTTTATAATACATGTTGTAAATATCATACTacattgaatttaatatttactaaatatcatgaaaattattaactaactgcatatttatcttttctcatctcaactcatttatttaacaacATTTATCGATAATAGAAAGCATTCTTACGTGCAACGCACGTCACTTTTACTAGTATGATTGAAAAAATGAAACAAAttgttgggaaatttagttttggcATTTACAAAATAAAGCCAAACTACTTAAGCATCTACGGAAAACTAAACTGATATTCAAGAAATGATGACGTCATGATGACAAACGATTCAGTCTACCTCGACTAAACTGAAAGTCACGCTAAAGGAAAACAATTCAGTTTACCTTGCTAAATTGAATCCATCAGTCCATCCTTACTCAACTGATTACTTCAGAGATACAAAGCAGTTTACCTTGCTAAACTGAATCAATCAGTTTACCCTTGCCAAACTGATTGCGTCAATAGTATTCATAGCAGTTCACCGCCATACTAATTTTAGATAAGATCCTCCGTACTCTGGCATTTCTGCAAAATGTAGTGCCGCGATACTAAGGGAATGTTGGCGTCCGAGATCGTTAatgatagtgacaaatccaacgggaataatttgaatcccatctgaagaacaCTTTGAAATTATGACCGTTGCAAACCAAAGAGTATAAATAGGGATCTTGATCAAAGTTCAAAAAACAACCAAGTGCTGATATCTCTGATATTGCTCAAAAATCAAAAAGCATCTTACGCTCAAGACTCGATCAAGAGACTCGAAAGCACAAACACTCAAAAGCATCATTCTGACCATTGAAGGGTCGATCTTTGTGTTAAAAGATTTCGAGATTGTAATTGTTCTACTGTAaaatcagtctaggactgaaatCAAGGTGCTATattaggagttcttgtttaggcagtgtttaagtcctaaatcggattgggtttgtgcaaattgcttgtataaatcaaagtcttctagtgaattctttcgaggtggaagaaggggtgacgtaggagtgtttgaaatctccgaacattcataaacaatttttgtgttatttcaGTTTACCTTTCATCTTCATACCTACCCTAAACTGATTTACACTAAGTGTTTTAAATCTGTAGCTTGACATCTTTCCGCATACATTCTGtttgcccccccccccccccccctctagactttcaaccgatcctaacaagtggtatcagagaggttatTATCTTATTCATAAAGCACTTAAACAAAATGACTTCATTCAGCAAGATTCCTATGTTCTCAAAGGAAGActttgatgattggaaaatttgCATGCAAGCACACCTATCAGCACTGGACGATGACATGTGGTTTGTTATCACTGATGGACCTCTTGAAATCACAAAGGTCAATACTGCGATAGCCATCTCTGGAGGTGGTCCACAATACATTGAGAAACCTAGAATCGAATGGACTGCTGAAGACAAAAAGAAGGCAAATTTGGACAATGTGGCTAAGGATATCTTGTATAAAATTCTTGACAAGAATACCTTTAGAAAAATCAAGACATGCAAAACTGGAAAAGAGATTTGGAAAAAGTTGATCCAACTTTGTGAAGGAAATGAacaaacaaaggaaaacaagctatCTGTAGCTACTCAAAAATTTGACAACATCAAAATGAGACCAGGAGAATCAATGACAGAGTTTGATGAAAGAGTAAGCATCATTGTTATTGAACTCAACGGATTGGGCAAAACATATCCCAACAGGGAAgttattctcaaattaattcgAGGCCTTCCTAAAGAATGGGATGTGAAGACAATGGTCATGAGAGAATCAAAGGACTTGAACAAATTAGAATTGCATGATTTGTTTGCAAATCTAAAAGCATATGAATTCGAGTTACAGACTCGAGAGAAAGATCAGTCTACCTCACAATTGACCAAGGTTTTGACTGCAGTAAAAATTGAGTCACCAGTCAAATCAAAAATATCGGCAGAACAACTAAGCAGTGATGCAATGTCATTGTTTGTAAAGAAATTTGGCAAGTTCATCAGAAGAAACCAAGAAAGATCACACAGAATAGATTTTCAAAAGAAAGACTCGGTTGAAGAACCAAGAAGCTATTTCAACTGTGGGAAAACAGGACATTTTATTGCCGATTGCCCCAAACCAAAGaactttgacaaaaaaaaaagttcaagaAATGATAGACATATCTCAAGACAGAAGCATGAAGCATTGGTTGCAAAAGATAGCAAAACCAAGTGGGCAGAAACAGACAGTGATTCAGAGGGATCAAATTACTAGTCTAGctcaagtgatgatgaagaagaagtcAAATGTCTTATGGCAAACGATCATGAGCTTCCATCCACCAGTGAACAGGTATTTGATTTTAGTTCTGAGGAATTTACCAGAGAAGAACTAATCAAAGCTCTTCATGATATGGCAAATGAATATCATCAACTGTCCTTAGCATTCGATGAAGTCAGAGCCAAGCAAAAGGATCTGCAAGACAACTCAATTGAACTTTCCTTTGAACAATCAGTTGAGATAAGGTGTCTTGAAACAGAGATTGCTGTGCTCCGAACTGAGAATGAACAGCTCAAGATTGATATCAAGAATCTTACAACGGAAAAACATAACATGGATGATATAATAAGAtcatggaataaatcttcgagcTTGTTGACATAAATGAATGATTCACAAAGACCACCCCATGACAAAAATGGTCTTGGATTTGGTATGACAGTGGAAACTGGTGAATCAAGTTCTCTACCCAAACTGAATATGTGCAAATGTAAATACATAAACTTTGTACGAGCAGTTAGGAAACATGAAGATGAAAAGCCTACTCTGATGACTTGGCAACAAATAGAGCAGATGAACAGAAAAAGATTTGGTATTGGCTTCAATCCTCATGAAACTAAGGCAGAGATTGCTAAAAGTCCTAAACAGACTAAGGCATATCAACGTAATATCATGAGAGAAAATAGAAATCAATACCATAATCAACATCCAGTTCAAAAGCGATATAGAAATATCAAGGATATTGAAAAAGGAAAACAACATACAGTCTCACAAGCACATTACACTCCACTATCTAGAGCATCTAACTTAGTACGTACCTATAGGAACACAGAAACTGGTAAACTAGTTAAAGTATTCCAGGTTTGGGTTCCTAAAGGATTAATTTCtcgtggacccaaatagatatgggtaccaaaagttattcaactttgTGAATGCAGGAAGCAGGTATCAAGGAAAAAAAAGAGGAAtcatggtatctagacagtggatgctcGAGACACATGACTGGGAATGATAAACTACTATCTGAACTTGTTGAATTCAACGGCCCCATTATCACTTTTGGTGACAACTCAAAGGGTAAGACCATGgataagggtaagattatccacgaCAACATTATCATTCAAGATGTCCTATTGGTTGAAACTCTCAAATATAACTTACTCAGCATTAGTCAAATGTGTGACTACGGGCACTCTGTTGAATTTCAAAAGTTGAATTGCATTATTAAAGATGCCTCTGGTAACATTATTTTGACAGAAAATCGATATGGAAACACTTATAAAGTATGCTGGAACATTCAGTCTAGCAAACTAGTTTGCCTCGTAGCTTCCAATTCTAAGCGCAACTGGATTTGGCACAAGCGACTGAATCATcttaatttcaaatcaattgcCAGTCTGAGTAAGCTCGAGCTAGTAACAGGACTgcctaaaattgatttttcaaaagacaaagtttgctcAGCTTGTCAATATGGGAAGCAAGTTAGGttatcttttaaaaacaaaaggGTCATAACTCATCTTTCCGATGCTTGGAACTGCTTCATATGGACTTATTTGGTCCAATCCCAGTAAcaagtttagggggaatgaggtaTACTCTTGCCATCATTGATGATTACTCACGTTTTACCTGggttattttcttaaaatcaaaaGACCAAACTGCTTCTCAACTTATCAAAATCTTTAAAAGACTATTTAACGAAAAATCAAGTAAGATTGACAGAATCAGGAGTGACAGAGGAACTGAATTTGTCTCAAACTTTATCTTCATTTTTAGAGCATTatggaatcaaacatgaattctcagcagctagaacaccacaaaaaaatggtgttgcagaaaggagaaatcGTACTCTTAAAGAAGCTGCGAGAACCATGTTAGTTGATTCCAAGATTTCTCAaaagttttgggcagaagctgtgaacactgcttgctacactcagaacagatcaatgatatgcaagaaattttttaaagccccatatgagatctggaatggcagacAACCTAATGtatcttatttcaaaatttttgggagTAAATGCTTcatccacaacaatggtaaaAGTCATCTGACTGCATTTGATGCGAAGTCAGATGAGGGTATTTTTCTGGGATATTCCTCAATCAGTAAAGCTTACAGAGTCTTCAACAAAAGAACTCTcaatgttgaagaatcaatccacgttatttttgatgaagatCTTACTACTGATGTTGCAACTAATACTCATCAACTCTCAGACCTATTTCAGGAAATACAATTAGATAATGATGATCAGGATAAAAGTGAAGACGAAGCTTCACCACCCACAAGAACTCTTCAATCTCCTGAACCGAAACTAGTGGACCCAGTAGTTGAGGATCTTAACAGTGATCAACCAGTTGATATTCACCGAACTCGCACAATTGAGTACATTGAAGAACAGCACCATGAGACCACAGAGCGTGACCAAAATAATGTAAATAGTCAAGATCCAAAAGCTCaagtgatcagtgaaaatcagTCTAGTACTAAACTGAAATGGTCCAAAAAGCATCCACTCAGTTCTGTTATTGGTAACCCTATAGCACCACTAAGGACTCGAGGACAAATGATTAAAGAACTTTTTCACGCAGCATTTATATCTCAAGAAGAgccaaagaaaattgaagaagcaTTGGCTGACAGTTGTTGGATAGATGCAATGAAAGAAGAGCTAAATCAGTTTACTAGAAATGCAGTTTGGGATCTCGTTCCAAGACCAACACATCAATCAGTCATTGGCACTCGATGGGTCTTTAGAAACAAGCTCAATGAAGAAGGAACCGTGGTTAGAAATAAGGCAAGATTAGTAGCTCAAGGATACAggcaagaagaaggaattgactatgacgaaacttaTGCACCAGCAGCTAGACTGGAAGCAATAAGAATATTCCTTGCTTATGCTTCattcaagaacttcaaagtttatcaaatggacgtTAAAAGTGTTTTCTTGAATGGGAAACTTCAAGAAGAAGTCTTtattgaacaaccaccaggattCAAAAATCATCAATTCCCAGACCATGTGTATCATTTAAATaaggctctttatggactgaaacaggctcctagagcttggtatgacaccCTAACCAAATTTCTTCTTGAACACGAATTAACTATAGGCACAGTTGACAAAACATTGTTCAAATTTACGAAAGGCAATCACACTCTAttagttcaaatatatgttgatgatattatctttgggtcaactaaccccaaactaTGCACAAGATTCTCAAAGCTAATGCAGGAAaaattcgagatgagcatgatgggtgaactaaatttctttcttggattgcaagttcgACAAATGGAAAGTGGAACATTCATAAGCCAAGCTAAGTACACCAAAGAATTACTCAAAAAGTTTGGTATAGAAAACTGCACGGTTGCAACAACTCCCATGGGTGAATCAATCAAACTTGACGAAGACAAAGGGGGAATATCAGTTGATGCcacaatgtatcgaggtctaatAGGGTCATTACTTTATTTAACAGCCAGTAGACCTGACATTGTTTTTGCAGTATGTttatgtgcaagatttcaatcaAATCCTAAGCAATCCCACTTCATAGCTGGAAAAAGGATACTGAGGTATCTAAAGGGAACTCAAAATGTTGGTTTATGGTATGCTAAGCACAACTCCTTCAATCTAGTTGGATACTCAAATGCTGATTATGCTGGATGTAAACTGGATAGAAAAAGTACTAGTggatcatgtcaattccttggggaTAGACTGATTTCATGGTTTAGCAAGAAACAGACATCCATTGCTACATCTACAACAGAAGCTGAATACTTAGCTGCAGGAAGTTGATGTGCTCAACtgctctggattcaacaacagTTGAGAGATTATGGAATCGAAGAACAGGACTCCCCAATCTTCTGTGATAACACCAGTACAATTGCAATTACTTACAATCCCATTCTTCACTCGAGGACAAAGCATATTGAAGTTAGACATcattttatccgagatcatgcactCAAGAAAGACATCAGACTTGAGTACATTTCCACAGAGCAACAGACAGCAGACATCTTCACCAAACCTCTCCCAGAGtctaagttttcttactttcgaaatattttaggacttattaatttagattaaaattagtttatCCATTGCAACTTGCCTA comes from Henckelia pumila isolate YLH828 chromosome 4, ASM3356847v2, whole genome shotgun sequence and encodes:
- the LOC140860838 gene encoding uncharacterized protein, with product MTSFSKIPMFSKEDFDDWKICMQAHLSALDDDMWFVITDGPLEITKVNTAIAISGGGPQYIEKPRIEWTAEDKKKANLDNVAKDILYKILDKNTFRKIKTCKTGKEIWKKLIQLCEGNEQTKENKLSVATQKFDNIKMRPGESMTEFDERVSIIVIELNGLGKTYPNREVILKLIRGLPKEWDVKTMVMRESKDLNKLELHDLFANLKAYEFELQTREKDQSTSQLTKVLTAVKIESPVKSKISAEQLSSDAMSLFVKKFGKFIRRNQERSHRIDFQKKDSVEEPRSYFNCGKTGHFIADCPKPKNFDKKKSSRNDRHISRQKHEALVAKDSKTKWAETDSDSEGSNY
- the LOC140860839 gene encoding uncharacterized protein, producing MNDSQRPPHDKNGLGFGMTVETGESSSLPKLNMCKCKYINFVRAVRKHEDEKPTLMTWQQIEQMNRKRFGIGFNPHETKAEIAKSPKQTKAYQRNIMRENRNQYHNQHPVQKRYRNIKDIEKGKQHTVSQAHYTPLSRASNLVRTYRNTETGKLVKVFQEAGIKEKKEESWYLDSGCSRHMTGNDKLLSELVEFNGPIITFGDNSKGKTMDKGKIIHDNIIIQDVLLVETLKYNLLSISQMCDYGHSVEFQKLNCIIKDASGNIILTENRYGNTYKVCWNIQSSKLVCLVASNSKRNWIWHKRLNHLNFKSIASLSKLELVTGLPKIDFSKDKVCSACQYGKQVRQPNVSYFKIFGSKCFIHNNGKSHLTAFDAKSDEGIFLGYSSISKAYRVFNKRTLNVEESIHVIFDEDLTTDVATNTHQLSDLFQEIQLDNDDQDKSEDEASPPTRTLQSPEPKLVDPVVEDLNSDQPVDIHRTRTIEYIEEQHHETTERDQNNVNSQDPKAQVISENQSSTKLKWSKKHPLSSVIGNPIAPLRTRGQMIKELFHAAFISQEEPKKIEEALADSCWIDAMKEELNQFTRNAVWDLVPRPTHQSVIGTRWVFRNKLNEEGTVVRNKARLVAQGYRQEEGIDYDETYAPAARLEAIRIFLAYASFKNFKVYQMDVKSVFLNGKLQEEVFIEQPPGFKNHQFPDHVYHLNKALYGLKQAPRAWYDTLTKFLLEHELTIGTVDKTLFKFTKVRQMESGTFISQAKYTKELLKKFGIENCTVATTPMGESIKLDEDKGGISVDATMYRGLIGSLLYLTASRPDIVFAVCLCARFQSNPKQSHFIAGKRILRYLKGTQNVGLWYAKHNSFNLVGYSNADYAGCKLDRKSTSGSCQFLGDRLISWFSKKQTSIATSTTEAEYLAAGS